From the Roseofilum reptotaenium CS-1145 genome, the window TCGGCATTAATCCCTAACACTCTTTGGGTTTCCTGGGGATATTGTCGCAGAAACTCGTCAATATTGCTCATGATTTTATCTTCGGTAAAATTGAATTATAACACACTTTTTTACTCTAGTATTATTTTTAGGAGATGTCTATTGTATTTTCAGAAATATCCTTGGCGATTAGGTTTAGGTACTGCCTTATTATGTATTTTAGTCTACTACTTATCGTTTGGGATATTTTTGCAGGGAGGTTTAATGGCTCTTATTCCCTCAATATTAGCGTTGTTAACCACTGCACTATGTACAAAATTCTATCAATATTGGCGGAAGTTATGAGTCATTATTCAAATTTAAAAGTTAGCTCATTAAACCGGTTAGACGATCTATGAATTAAAGCAAGGATTACTTAATAATTAAGTTTGATACAAGAACTCTTAAAGTCTTCGACCAGCATGACTTTAGAAACTGACTCTACATACTACATATGGCCTTAACGCGTAAGTCTTGACTCATTAAAAATGGATCTGGGTTGGGTGCAAATTTCCTCAACTTGTTACCAATGCTCATTCCCCGTAAGCTATAGTGGCAAAAAGTCTAACAAGGAGAGAGGATGGTTGTTATTGCTTATCTAGGGCCACGAGGGACGTATTCTGAGATCGCAGCGATCGCCTGTAGTCAGCAGCTTAAAGCTCAGGGTTATGACAGTGAATTACGTCCCTATCCCAGTATTGCCCAAACTTTACAGGCTGTAGCCAAACAGGAAGCCCATTTGGCGATCGCCCCGGTTGAAAATTCTATTGAAGGCAATGTTCCTATGACCCTCGATAGTTTATGGCAATTACAGGGTTTAGACATCCAACAGGCCTATGTCTTACCTATCACCCATGGACTGCTCTCTCACAGGGATGAATTATCAGCCATTAAAACCGTCTATTCCCATCCTCAAGCCTTAGCACAATGTCAAGAGTGGTTAGAGCAACATTTACCAGGGGTCGAATTAATTCCGACAAACTCCACCACAGAATCTATTGAGTATCTTCAGCCCGATCGACCGATCGCAGCAATCTCCTCCCAAAGAGCGGCAAAACTCTATAAAGTCCCAGTATTAGCC encodes:
- the pheA gene encoding prephenate dehydratase; translation: MVVIAYLGPRGTYSEIAAIACSQQLKAQGYDSELRPYPSIAQTLQAVAKQEAHLAIAPVENSIEGNVPMTLDSLWQLQGLDIQQAYVLPITHGLLSHRDELSAIKTVYSHPQALAQCQEWLEQHLPGVELIPTNSTTESIEYLQPDRPIAAISSQRAAKLYKVPVLAYPINDRPDNCTRFWVVSSTDTDIRLNASSRSKTHTSIAFSLPNIPGVLVKPLEVFAHQGINLSRIESRPTKQSLFEYLFFIDIEVDAREPSIQKTLQQLEEYTEVLKIFGSYTVTNI